cATGTTTATCAGTTGCAGGTATGGAAACCCATCCATTGAGGTCCATCTCTCTGTATGTCTGTCTGTCCTCCTGTCCACCGGACTGACATCTCTCCCTCTTTCAGGCAATGGCGCTGCGATTCTGCCACAGAGCGAGCACATCAATTTTCGAATAACTTGGCTTGCATTAACTCCCAGAAACGTGTCAGGCTTCCGGTTCCCGATCGAAGGGATTCTGGGCAGCTGACGAATTGCTGACATTTCAACATGTCTAGCCAACAATTGCTATAATTTGGATCAGTGTGATTTTAAAGGAGCTAAGGCTAAAGCAAAGGAATATTTTAAAAGGTGCCTTACTAACTGGCTCGGTAAAAAACATGTGTATTTTAATAACATCGATAGTTGAAATGGTCTAATGGTTTCAGAAGAGTTATTTACAGTGTAGCCTAGTTACGAATTCCATTAAAATTTGGCAGAATAAAAGCATATATCGTTTTCCTTTAAACATTGCAAAAAGTGGTATTCttaataacattttgttttaatgtcaatgctttatttatttgattcaaCGCTTGAACTTTGAATTGCAATCAAAAATTCTGCTTCTGCATGAAGGCAATGAAATGTACTACACAGATCCAACGTATTTCTGTTTCCCACCTCCGTTCAATCAGCCGAGTTGGCGGCAGCCGCGTTCATTACTTTACGAGGAATATTTTCTGCTTCATAAATCTGCTGCTCATTTGGGAAGCAGTCCGGATTTCGCACATGCCTTTATCTCAGGACAACTTCTCCGACCTCCTTCCTTTGCCCAACTGCTCCTCACATCAGCGtgtttttgtcattgccaaacaaaaagagaagaaaaaacaagactgaacgctatagtcgagtttcccgactatctgattcccgttacttagctagtggaagtgcgaatgaaaaatttccacactgacagtttttggcgatttgtgggcgttagagtgggcgtggcaaacatttacaagactaaccAAAATTTGAAagaatatcaaaacatttttccaaagtttgggcgtggcaacgtgaattgacaaacttgcgctgcgtctatgcctctggagtctgcataaagttcctaagatctcgaccTTCATACGGAcgaacagacagacagatcctgattaagaatatacatatatactatactgttacattcttttcaacgaatgtaatataccattttactctataagtaacgggtataattacatCTGGTGGAGGAATTTCCCACACGACATACGCAACAGCCAGCGagaaaaatggtaaaatgcGGAAAAACAAGGAGACGCACAAGAAGAAACAAAGTCCACTAGGCAAAAGAACTGCACATCAAATTTGCAGGCTGTTCGTTGCTTAATCTACGGGTTTTTCCGATTCTTTAAAATTCATTGACCCCCGCCTCAGTGAACGGACGCCGACTTTAGCCCACattgtattttgttatttCGTTTCACTTACTCCGCTTGGAGCCATAACAATACGGACAGAGACCCAGAGTTTAAGTGTCCCACTTAATCCAGTTTCTAGCCAAAAACCCTATCGATATTCGCGTAATAGAAGCTTAAAACTGCATGAAAGTGGGTGCTCGCACTGCGTGGGTATCCCGAATGGACTGCAGAGCCTGCCATAAGTGGATAAGGTCCTGGGACTGGCCATTCCTCCCACGCTTTTCCATTCACCGAGCCCAAAtcaactcgactcgactcgaattgcattttattgagTACAGGTTGACTTTCATTTAGGCCTAGTTCAGGTCGATGTAGTTCACCCTGCCACACTCAGAAAAGACTGTTTGTAACTTATccaaaatttttaataaagtgTTGTAGATAATGAAAGGTATACTACGATTTATAACATATAATGAAGTAAATGGATAAGCTTATATCTTAGTTCAAATTTATACAGTGTTTCTTGAAGTGTCGCTTTCAGAAACAGAACCGTAAATGAACACAGATGGAAATTGGCAGGAGAGCCTTATCTGCAGTTTGGCCAGTTGTCAACTGGGCGGCAGATCAACGTACTTTTATTGCTCCAGAAATTGGAAAATCGTTAAACGGTGGACGGGATGCAAAACCACAATGCGCCAAGTAGAACCGTACATTCCTTAATGTCTCAATCATGTTTACTTAGGCACTAAAACATTTCATAATTTCCAATCAATTTCCCCCGTTTTAATTGcgcgaaaatattttaaattctcGCAGCTCAAAGAGAAGTAAAAATACGAGTTTTCATCACCttcaaattttgtttgatATGTGTTTCTCAATTTGCTTAGATGCTGCCTATTTGAACAATGAAATTTTACTTGTGTGCCCCTTGGAATTGTTATACGCCACAATAAtcatgcaaatgaaatgaaacttttAGGGCGGGCTCTAGGTGCCagcaagggggcgtggcacacacACCCATCAATGCCAATTAGAAATTACACTTTATCGGTATCTTTTCGTTCCGTGTGGCAAATTTGATCAGCATCAAAGGAGATTCGACTCCCAGTATTTTTAGCTGCCCAAGCCAAGTGCCTAATGTGAGCTATAAATAAAGCTCGGTGGGTGGTTCGTCGGGTGGGTGGTTTGCTGGCGAGGATGCGTGTGTCTTGCAGATATGCCGGAACTCTTGCATATTTAATGAGCGGGTCACGGCGTTAAATTAAGGAACTAAAGAAGCTTCGACAACGCCAACGAAGTTCGGATACCCTTGCTTTGGTCGGGCTATGTATTATCTAGGTGCTCGCCGGATTTCCATACAATTTTTGCAGAAACATAAAGTTACCGAACTTTTGCACACTCGCTGCACCCTTCCATTCGCCGATGCAGGCACACAAATGCTAGTGACaagtttgccaaaaaataCATGGCCATGTGGAATAGAGCCTGCCATTACATGGGTACTCAGCTATACgactatgtgtgtgtgcggaagCAGGTTCAGTCAAGGTCGCATCGACTGCATAACGAGTtcaaaaaacttttcgccATTCCCCCCAACTGAACTCAAGTCAGGGACAAACTATCCTAAGCTGTTCATTCACACTCACGCGAACTCAAGCACAATTCCTTGACTGTTTTTTGGCGCTGTATCCCTAATCAGGAGCGTTTATAATAAGCTTATCGCCCGGCGGACAGACAGGACAGGCCAGAAACGAACTGTGGGAAGTATAGGTGCCCCGAGAGATATTTCACGAGATATTCAATTATGTCGCGTAGGTTCCAGCAGAAAATCAGCTTatgcgtggcaaaaagatttttggaaaatcgataggAATTTttaagactaatacaaaaatgacaaaatatcaaaacatttttcaaaagtttgggcgtggcagttttgggcggtttgtgggcgttagagtgggcgtggcaacatggagtctgtatgtttaatctcaactttctagcttttgtagttcctgagaactcgacgttcataaggacggacagacggacatggtcatatcgactcggctattgatcctgatcaagaatatatatactttatatggttgaaaacgctttcttctgcctgttacatacttttcaacgaatctagtatacccttttactctacgagtaacgggtataaatacatCCCCCATTCCCCGAATAAGCGCTTTACATTTGCAGATAGAAATCAAGGTAGGATTCAGAGCATAAGCAATCTGGCAGTCCGAGGagcgaaaaaaggaaaacaatttttgctAAATGAAATGTTTACTTCAAAGTTGTTTCTtgctttctttattttgattaATGTTCTTTCAACAGCTACCGGGCTCGGTCGGCGAAAAAAAGGAGCTCGATAGCAAAACTTAGTAAAGCTGGTAAGAACTTAGCGGATATAGAAGTGTTAGGCGGAAGTGGAAAAGAACAGAGCAACAATTATTCGATGACTGAAAGGAAGGCATGAGTTTATTGACTTAGGACAATAAGTAAATGGACGCCCTACTTCCTTTCCCCAATATTTCTCAACATCTTAGAACCCTCTTTTTTTCATAGACGTGAATTTACTTGGGACCATCTATTTGACCCGATTTGTTCtgacatttttttaattacttcaAAATAATTAATCCCTAAGTGAGGTTATTCGCCAAGATTTGTCAGTTAAATTGTTTTGGACCCTTCCGCCATTATTTGTGGCTGGGGATTTTTTGCAATGCCTTTAATTTTTCGTTTGAAGGTGCCTCCGATTAATCGAAACCTTTGTGATTGTTGACAAACGGTAAATAATTTGGCATGAGAAGTTCCTGACATCATTGTGTGGTAACTTATTCACCATCTAAATTGATCTGTAAATCAATTCcacatttaaaatgttcacTTCTCGTTCTTAAAATGAACTCTTTATTACATAAAACACTATTTGATGAGATTAAGACattatttgcataaacaaCCATTAATATTGATTCGATATTTTCTCCacgattttgtttgattttctcTCCAGTCGCCTTCGCAGAAAAAGCCACCGCTCATCTACCCTTTTACCAAAACGCATGTAAGCACAACCGGAGCCCAAGGAAAGCAAGTGGCAGGGAAAGATGCCATCGGCAGATCAGATCCTGTTTGTGAATGTCACCGCAACGGTGGCGGCAGCGGCTCTAACCGCTGCGGCCGCCGTCAGCACCACAGAATTCGGAAGCGACAAGGACGAACGGGGGTATGTGGATACGGATGCCGATGCGGGCATGGGAACGGAGTCGGTGGCGAACATATCCGGTTCGCTGGTGGAGGGCCTGACCACTGTCACCGCGGCACTTAGTACGGCTCAGGCGGATCCAGACTCCGCGGGGGAATGCGACGGAGCTGTGGAGGAGCTGCATGCTAGCGTCCTGGGCCTTCAGCTGGCTGTGCCGGAGTGGGAGGTAATAAACATAATGAtaatattgcattttattataaatagtAACGGATAAGAGTTTGGCATTATTGTTTTACGTTAGAcagctgaaataaaataaatatgccaattactcgtagagtaaaagggtatactagatttgattaaaagtatgtaacatgtAGGAGGAAgacgatctggccatgtctgtctgtccgaaTGAACACTGAGATATCGgaaactattaaaaaaaatacgagTTGAGATTAACCATACTGATTCTGGTGAAGTTGGCGCAGCGCAATTATGTTTTAAAAGCCATTGGGccataacgcccacaagcccCCCAAAGCCCCCAcgaacaaaattttaaaaatgttttgatttgattagACTATTATTCgtcttgccaatttctatTGAAACTTTAACGCCGACCATATTAAATGTGTGATTGTGACCGTGCACGTAACCGAACTGGTAGTTTCTACTCCTTTAATAGGTTTAGAATCAGTAGATCTTATTTATGTTCTCGAAACTACCACATTAAAACTCTCCCCGACTTGTTTTCTATTTAAACCAGGCCCTTCTCACCGCCCTGGTTCTCTCGGTCATTATCGTGCTGACCATCATCGGGAACATCCTGGTGATTCTTAGTGTGTTTACCTACAAGCCGCTGCGCATCGTCCAGAACTTCTTTATAGTGTCGCTGGCGGTGGCCGATCTCACGGTGGCCCTTTTGGTGCTGCCCTTCAACGTGGCTTACTCGATTCTGGGGCGCTGGGAGTTCGGCATCCACCTGTGCAAGCTGTGGCTCACCTGCGACGTGCTGTGCTGCACCAGTTCCATCCTAAACCTGTGTGCCATAGCCCTCGACCGGTACTGGGCCATCACAGACCCCATCAACTACGCCCAAAAGCGGACCGTGGGTCGCGTCTTGCTGCTCATCTCCGGAGTGTGGCTACTCTCACTACTGATAAGTAGTCCACCGTTGATCGGCTGGAACGACTGGCCGGACGAGTTCACCAGCGCCACGCCCTGCGAGCTGACCTCGCAGCGCGGCTACGTCATCTACTCTTCGCTGGGCTCCTTCTTCATTCCGCTGGCCATTATGACGATCGTCTACATCGAGATCTTCGTAGCCACGCGGCGCCGCTTGAGGGAGAGAGCCAGGGCCAACAAGCTCAACACGATCGCTCTTAAGTCCACCGAGCTGGAGCCGATGGCCAACTCCTCGCCCGTCGCCGCCTCCAACTCCGGCTCCAAGTCGCGCCTTCTAGCCAGCTGGCTGTGCTGCGGCCGAGATCGGGCCCAGTTCGCCACGCCTATGATCCAGAATGACCAGGAGAGCATCAGCAGCGAAGTCCACCAGCCGCAGGATTCCTCCAAAGCGGGTTCCCACGGCAACAGCGATCCCCAACAGCAGCACATGGTCGTGTTGGTCAAGAAGTCGCGTCGCGCCAAAATCAAGGACTCCATCAAGCACGGCAAGGCCCGTGGTGGCCGCAGGTCGCAGTCCTCGTCCACCTGCGAGCCCCATGGCGAGCAACAGCTCCTTCCTGCCGTCGGGGATGGTGGTAGCTGCCAGGCCGGTGGAGGACACTCTGGAGGCGGAAAGTCCGACGCTGAGATCAGCACGGAGAGCGGGAGCGATCCCAAGGGTTGCATACAGGTAAGACGTGAATcgtaataatattaaaaatccattaGTGATTTcctttatataaattatatttgtatttatataaatcCAGTTAGACAGTTAGTCAGACAAAATAAGAAGTGTAGACTCTAATgatgcagcgcaagtttgcTTCTAATTTCGTTGCCACGCGAATAATTTCACACTTCTaaaaaatttttagtttttttatttttataaagtttTTACAAAATTTCTATCGAGATACTTTCGTTCTCTCTTTCACTGGTTGAGCAACGGGTATCCACAAAACcacaaacatatattttcccttttactctacgagtaacgagaataaaaacaagagagaacgctatagtcgagatccccgactatctgatacccgttactcagctagtggaagtgcgaaggacagttttcaacactgacagtttttgacggtttgtgggcgttagagtgggcgtggcaaaaagttttttgacaaatcgatagaaatttacaacaccaatacaaaaatagtaaaacatttttcaaaagtgtgggcgtggcagttttgggcggtttctgggcgttagagtgggcgtggcagcatgattcgacaaacttgcgctaTGTCCCcggagtctgtatgcttaatctcaactttctagtttttgtagttcccgagatctcagcgttcatacggacggacagacggacagacagacggacatggccagatcgactcggctattcattctgatcaagaatatatatacttcatatggtcggaaacgcttccttcaacgaatctagtatacccttttactctacgagtaacgggtataattactttacaaaaaaaacagttCCTTATTTCTAATATCCATGTCACTTGATTAACAAAACTATTCCTCATCTCGTTTTCAGGTCTGCGTGACCCAGGCGGACGAGCAGACGTCCCTCAAGCTGACCCCGCCGCAATCCTCGACGGGAGTCGCCGCTGTTTCCGCCACTCCGCTGCAGAAGAAGACTAGTGGGGTAAACCAGTTCATCGAGGAAAAGCAGAAGATCTCGCTATCCAAGGAGCGGCGGGCGGCTCGCACCCTCGGCATCATTATGGGCGTGTTCGTCATCTGCTGGCTGCCTTTCTTCCTCATGTACGTCATCCTGCCCTTCTGCCAGAGCTGCTGCCCCACGAACAAGTTCAAGAACTTCATCACCTGGCTGGGCTACATCAACTCGGGCCTTAACCCGGTCATATACACCATATTCAACCTAGACTACCGACGAGCCTTCAAGCGACTTCTAGGACTGAATTGAGACAGCCGGGCAGGGGCGGGCGGAGGATTTAGGCCGGGCCAACCAAGGTTCGAACGGGAAAGCGTTACTCAAAGTCTGTGCCAAACTTAAATGGTCGTTTGAGCGATCAGCGAAGATCTCAATCTGTAGTTGGACCCTCAGTTGGCGAcctttcaaattaaaattttctaTCACTTATATGCTTTCAAATTCGTTCTTTGGTAACTCATTTTCAATAAGTCGATGAATTTGATAAAGCTTGgtaaattgaataatatttatatatttaacgTTGAGGCAAACTGCCAGCCACTATATTGGAAAGTCCAAAATGAGACTCGACCTATTATTTCTAGCTGTACTTCAAATtcttttatttagttttaagcattttgtttatattcttTTCTTCGGAATCGATTCAGTTGTATCTCTCCAATGCGCGTAAATTGCTCAATACTCATACTTAAATGGGTTGTGCTGGCTGGGATTAAAGGGAGGAAGTATGTATGCCTCGAGCCACAGCTTCTAagaaaatcattaaaattacatGGTAAAGAATTATACATGTATTTTACATATACACCAGCTAAGTGACATCCCAAATGAAAATAgcatcaaattgaatttaatacaattaaattaaatgattagGCATAAGAATTGTGGCAACTTTCGTGTTTCACCCCCTGCGTATGGAAAACCAAAAAGTGTTAGTTAAATCAAATCTGCGCTCAAGATATGTAAGCATCTACTAAGCTAATAAATAACTTCCAAGAAAGTAACGATTTCTAGGCATCACTTTAACgatttgtatttatatgtaattTAGTTGTAGTTAAGCGATAAACCCAACCACTATACCTAATGTGTACTTTCAAATACGCTTTGAActatttgttaaataatttaatgattaattgtttttatggcaTAGCAACTATTGTGTTGAGTGGGCAGCTTAAAGCTAGCACATCGAAACTTACTTAAGATAgataaatgtttaattgcaCTTTACGAAATGCAACAGAGTTGGAGAAAGGAGGTACTTTAATGGATGTATAAACTCAAGTACATGCTATATCGAATATGTATATCACAATTTATGTCATTTAACGACGATGTATGATAGTTTCACtaattaacttgtttaacgagcaaaagcaaacaaagcgtaaacaaaacaaataaaagacAGATTCGAattaaagttataaaaaaaaagggtttgAGTTTATGGAGATGGGTATATTTGGTTCTTAAGAATAAGTTAATAAGGTTTCCAGCCTACAATACTTATTTTACCCTCCGATAAATttggctaaaaaaaaaaaatagggtCAACAAGACACCATTTGCTGCAGTAGTCTATGCTAAAGTAGGACATAATGTTAATATAATAGCTAGCAAAAGTAGAGTCAATCctataaaaaatagaaagccAATTCCCA
This portion of the Drosophila santomea strain STO CAGO 1482 chromosome 3L, Prin_Dsan_1.1, whole genome shotgun sequence genome encodes:
- the LOC120448857 gene encoding tyramine/octopamine receptor codes for the protein MPSADQILFVNVTATVAAAALTAAAAVSTTEFGSDKDERGYVDTDADAGMGTESVANISGSLVEGLTTVTAALSTAQADPDSAGECDGAVEELHASVLGLQLAVPEWEALLTALVLSVIIVLTIIGNILVILSVFTYKPLRIVQNFFIVSLAVADLTVALLVLPFNVAYSILGRWEFGIHLCKLWLTCDVLCCTSSILNLCAIALDRYWAITDPINYAQKRTVGRVLLLISGVWLLSLLISSPPLIGWNDWPDEFTSATPCELTSQRGYVIYSSLGSFFIPLAIMTIVYIEIFVATRRRLRERARANKLNTIALKSTELEPMANSSPVAASNSGSKSRLLASWLCCGRDRAQFATPMIQNDQESISSEVHQPQDSSKAGSHGNSDPQQQHMVVLVKKSRRAKIKDSIKHGKARGGRRSQSSSTCEPHGEQQLLPAVGDGGSCQAGGGHSGGGKSDAEISTESGSDPKGCIQVCVTQADEQTSLKLTPPQSSTGVAAVSATPLQKKTSGVNQFIEEKQKISLSKERRAARTLGIIMGVFVICWLPFFLMYVILPFCQSCCPTNKFKNFITWLGYINSGLNPVIYTIFNLDYRRAFKRLLGLN